In a single window of the Delftia tsuruhatensis genome:
- a CDS encoding GspE/PulE family protein, with protein MRYPLPYAFARTSQLLVEDDGHDPVLWHGPAPDWQAVSEVQRKHAVQRWQMLDAGTLAHRISAAYSQGESSAALVVSEVESDADLSRMMQELPAVEDLLETADDAPIIRMLNALLTQAARDGASDIHIEPYERHSSVRFRVDGGLREVVQPNRALHAALISRLKIMADLDIAEKRLPQDGRISLRLGTRAIDVRVSTLPSAHGERAVLRLLDKSESKLSLEAVGMQGETLRRFTHLTAQPHGIVLVTGPTGSGKTTTLYAALSRMDASHSNIMTVEDPIEYELAGVGQTQVNAKIDLSFAKALRAILRQDPDVIMIGEIRDFETAQIAIQASLTGHLVLATLHTNDASSAVTRLIDMGVEPFLLSSSLLGVLAQRLVRKIDAGEPSGYRGRTGIFELLVVDDTIRAQIHRQASEAEIRDTAMAGGMRLMREDGERLVREGITTPEEVLRVTRD; from the coding sequence ATGCGCTATCCCCTGCCCTACGCGTTCGCACGCACCAGCCAGCTGCTGGTGGAGGACGACGGACACGACCCCGTGCTCTGGCACGGCCCCGCCCCCGACTGGCAGGCCGTCTCCGAGGTGCAGCGCAAGCATGCGGTGCAGCGTTGGCAGATGCTGGACGCCGGCACCCTGGCCCACCGCATCAGCGCCGCCTACTCCCAGGGCGAATCCAGCGCGGCCCTGGTGGTCAGCGAAGTCGAGTCCGATGCCGACCTCTCGCGCATGATGCAGGAGCTGCCCGCCGTGGAAGACCTGCTGGAAACGGCCGACGACGCGCCCATCATCCGCATGCTCAACGCCCTGCTCACGCAGGCCGCGCGCGACGGCGCCAGCGACATCCACATCGAGCCCTACGAACGCCACTCCAGCGTGCGCTTTCGCGTGGACGGCGGCCTGCGCGAAGTCGTGCAGCCCAACCGCGCCCTGCACGCGGCCCTGATCTCGCGCCTGAAGATCATGGCCGACCTGGACATCGCCGAAAAGCGCCTGCCCCAGGACGGCCGCATCAGCCTGCGCCTGGGCACGCGCGCCATCGACGTGCGGGTCTCCACCCTGCCCAGCGCCCATGGCGAACGCGCCGTGCTGCGCCTGCTGGACAAGAGCGAGAGCAAGCTCAGCCTCGAAGCCGTGGGCATGCAGGGCGAGACCCTCAGGCGCTTCACGCACCTGACGGCCCAGCCGCACGGCATCGTGCTGGTCACCGGTCCCACGGGCTCGGGCAAGACCACCACGCTGTACGCGGCGCTGTCGCGCATGGATGCCAGCCACAGCAACATCATGACGGTGGAGGACCCCATCGAATACGAGCTGGCGGGCGTGGGACAGACCCAGGTCAATGCCAAGATCGACCTGAGCTTCGCCAAGGCCCTGCGCGCCATCCTGCGCCAGGACCCGGACGTGATCATGATCGGCGAGATCCGCGACTTCGAGACCGCGCAGATCGCCATCCAGGCCTCGCTGACGGGCCACCTGGTGCTGGCCACGCTGCACACCAACGATGCCTCCAGCGCCGTCACGCGCCTGATCGACATGGGCGTGGAGCCCTTCCTGCTGTCATCCTCGCTGCTGGGCGTGCTGGCCCAGCGCCTGGTGCGCAAGATCGACGCCGGCGAGCCCAGCGGCTATCGGGGTCGCACGGGTATTTTCGAGCTGCTGGTGGTGGATGACACCATCCGCGCCCAGATCCACCGCCAGGCCAGCGAGGCCGAAATCCGCGACACGGCCATGGCCGGCGGCATGCGCCTGATGCGCGAGGACGGCGAGCGCCTGGTGCGCGAAGGCATCACCACCCCCGAGGAAGTGCTGCGCGTCACCCGGGACTGA
- the gspD gene encoding type II secretion system secretin GspD — MTQQHTTPFWRNTLHTLAVSAMLACTAGATQAQTAMPPSLRPGEPVTLNFTGADIEAVSRAIGAITNRNVVVDPRVKGQITLLTDKPVPPATAYQQFLAALRLQGFTIVESAGLYKVIPEADAKLQASEVAVGAARGTAGSQIVTQIFKLNYENAANLVPVLRPLISPNNTINVNPGNNSLVITDYADNLQRISRIVATMDVSNATDVEIIPLRHAVATDMVALVSRLVEGGTAGAGAGGAAMAATANIPGQSDNAFKTSLMAEPRSNSIVLRAANPARLAQVRSLIARLDQPAMNGGGDQGNIHVVYLKNADAVALAATLRAAIGAQATVAGTAGGLPGGGAMAGQGGGISAVPASQPVLSRDASGTASMGMGSSSSGGLGSGGGGGALGVAQQPSTGGMIQADPSTNSLIITAPPPIYRQLRAVIDKLDGRRAQVLIESLIVELKDNRLAQFGVQWQAILSNNGKVLGSIGNNSSVAGANILSLLNAFNKDGSINTSTGGITGDTVTSMRGTNLGFTQSVNGNTTLGFLANFLQNSGDANILSTPNLMTLDNEEARIIVGQNVPMVTGSYASNSTGGTVNPFTTVERKDVGLMLRVRPQINENGTVKLAVFQEVSSVDESTRKDTNGLTTNKRSIESNVLVEDGNIVVLGGLIDDNYSQAEDRVPLLGDIPVVGNLFRNTNRKRNKTNLMVFLRPVVMRDAEATNQVSTDRYEAIRAQQQGLQPEQNVLLRSVNAAPVLPTLTPRPDPGSFNNPAAIVNVPGARHEVIDFTQPAAPAPAAPGAL, encoded by the coding sequence ATGACTCAGCAGCACACGACCCCGTTCTGGCGCAACACCCTGCACACCCTGGCCGTCAGCGCCATGCTGGCCTGCACTGCCGGTGCCACCCAGGCGCAGACCGCCATGCCGCCCAGCCTGCGCCCGGGCGAGCCTGTCACGCTGAACTTCACGGGCGCCGACATCGAGGCCGTCTCGCGCGCCATCGGCGCCATCACCAACCGCAACGTGGTGGTCGATCCCCGCGTCAAGGGCCAGATCACGCTGCTGACCGACAAGCCCGTGCCTCCCGCCACGGCCTACCAGCAGTTCCTGGCGGCGCTGCGCCTGCAGGGCTTCACCATCGTCGAATCGGCCGGCCTGTACAAGGTCATCCCCGAGGCCGATGCCAAGCTGCAGGCCAGCGAGGTGGCCGTGGGCGCGGCCCGCGGCACGGCGGGCAGCCAGATCGTCACCCAGATCTTCAAGCTCAACTACGAGAACGCGGCCAACCTCGTTCCCGTGCTGCGCCCGCTGATCAGCCCCAACAACACCATCAACGTCAACCCGGGCAACAACTCGCTGGTCATCACCGACTACGCGGACAACCTGCAGCGCATCTCGCGCATCGTGGCGACCATGGATGTCTCCAACGCCACCGATGTGGAGATCATCCCGCTGCGCCACGCCGTGGCCACCGACATGGTGGCCCTGGTCTCGCGCCTGGTCGAAGGCGGCACGGCCGGTGCCGGCGCCGGCGGCGCCGCCATGGCGGCCACGGCCAATATCCCGGGACAGAGCGACAACGCCTTCAAGACCTCGCTGATGGCCGAGCCGCGCAGCAACTCCATCGTGCTGCGCGCGGCCAACCCCGCGCGCCTCGCCCAGGTGCGCTCGTTGATCGCCCGGCTGGACCAGCCCGCCATGAATGGCGGAGGCGACCAGGGCAACATCCATGTGGTCTACCTGAAGAACGCCGACGCCGTGGCGCTGGCCGCCACGCTGCGCGCGGCCATCGGCGCGCAGGCCACCGTGGCCGGCACGGCCGGCGGCCTGCCGGGCGGTGGCGCCATGGCAGGGCAAGGTGGCGGCATCTCGGCAGTGCCTGCCTCGCAGCCCGTGCTCTCGCGCGACGCCAGCGGCACGGCCTCCATGGGCATGGGATCCTCCTCCTCGGGCGGACTGGGCAGCGGCGGAGGTGGCGGCGCATTGGGCGTGGCCCAGCAGCCTTCGACGGGCGGCATGATCCAGGCCGATCCCTCGACCAACTCGCTGATCATCACGGCCCCGCCCCCCATCTACCGCCAGTTGCGCGCCGTGATCGACAAGCTCGACGGCCGCCGTGCCCAGGTGCTGATCGAGAGCCTGATCGTCGAGCTCAAGGACAACCGCCTGGCCCAGTTCGGCGTGCAGTGGCAGGCCATCCTCAGCAACAACGGCAAGGTGCTGGGCAGCATTGGCAACAACTCCAGCGTGGCCGGCGCCAACATCCTGAGCCTGCTGAACGCCTTCAACAAGGACGGCAGCATCAACACGAGCACGGGCGGCATCACCGGCGACACGGTCACCAGCATGCGCGGCACCAACCTCGGCTTCACGCAGAGCGTGAACGGCAACACCACGCTGGGCTTCCTGGCCAACTTCCTGCAGAACAGCGGTGATGCCAACATCCTGTCCACGCCCAACCTGATGACGCTGGACAACGAGGAGGCGCGCATCATCGTGGGCCAGAACGTGCCCATGGTCACGGGCTCCTACGCCAGCAATTCCACGGGCGGCACCGTCAACCCCTTCACCACGGTCGAACGCAAGGACGTGGGCCTGATGCTGCGCGTGCGCCCGCAGATCAACGAGAACGGCACGGTCAAGCTGGCCGTGTTCCAGGAAGTCTCCTCCGTGGACGAATCCACGCGCAAGGACACCAACGGCCTGACCACCAACAAGCGCTCCATCGAATCCAATGTGCTGGTCGAGGACGGCAACATCGTGGTGCTCGGCGGCCTGATCGACGACAACTACTCCCAGGCCGAGGACCGGGTGCCGCTGCTGGGCGACATTCCCGTGGTCGGCAACCTGTTCCGCAACACCAACCGCAAGCGCAACAAGACCAACCTGATGGTGTTCCTGCGCCCCGTGGTGATGCGCGATGCCGAGGCCACCAACCAGGTCTCGACCGACCGCTACGAAGCCATCCGCGCCCAGCAGCAAGGCCTGCAGCCCGAGCAGAATGTGCTGCTGCGCTCGGTCAATGCCGCGCCCGTGCTGCCCACGCTGACGCCCAGGCCCGACCCGGGCTCGTTCAACAACCCGGCCGCCATCGTCAACGTGCCGGGCGCCAGGCACGAGGTGATCGACTTCACCCAGCCTGCCGCACCCGCGCCGGCCGCGCCCGGGGCGCTCTGA